Proteins encoded within one genomic window of Oryza glaberrima chromosome 12, OglaRS2, whole genome shotgun sequence:
- the LOC127757180 gene encoding MAG2-interacting protein 2 isoform X1, with protein MAGEDEALYEIRRLASGSHEIPREGEITGTSGAAGGVLSYLSLQGVSKLKERWTRNSALGWSKKRSRINAALLFVSRNADYVGVAVGNRITVLRKGDGYASPCGVYTNNDRMAFFTNGAWLEAQGILGVVDDLNTLHLIKENGEALTRRTSNQLKLSYPIVNIVVHDGSSSERPGFYIFTSDGMVHKFDYMQDHEANLQKVAILIQDAVSAKTPQLPHSVSCVDYHQDHSLVVLIGNPNAFLSSNGSSGACFLYVLHFNGNLEFSLSFPSLQLEGTFFPPKDQATFASSAKVRISPQSKHIATLDLNGSVNIFVLANDKRSASLHPPRNGTQLSDVKDISWWTDNILMVVKEKGSINMYSISGNRVVSEDGHVLSTPQLEKARAVEGYTFILQSSRYEGNTTFEEVDSNSMPNLQNVSRNNQRSEMDKIIWSLISFSKITVPEKYSILIRGNRYKEALDFACKHNLDKDEVLKAQWLSSDGDVHDIDTYLANIKDQVFVLSECLNKVGPTEIALKALLSFGLRITDRFKFSKLDNSIDTSAWDSRIIRLLLLRYNDLLETFLGINMGRFSAVEYRKFRLMPLVETAVALAESGKIGALNLLFKRHPYTISFDILHILSAIPETVSVQSYSQLLPGKSPPSVVILRDGDWVECEQMASFINTCSDQLEKNGEFKTELLLKHSAGFSWPSIAELCEWYKSRARDIDCLSGQLENCLAMIELGCQKGIVELEPFFDDIKYLYEVVYSDELSEFIMNLAMWEDLPNYEKFKIILKGAKEGTVVQRLEEKAIPFMKKRSHLICLSNEEKHRESYLIRWLKEVASQNELSICLAVFENGCGDSPIHGLFKDIAEMIETAVHCIYLCSATNQWNTMSSILSKLHHKMKREKSMLASEEDYNFKDAKQALGTCVVSFDDMQYVCTRILSGLSSPGDSYSHDSINYQLDNIKSLDMLEKKLKVAEGHVEVGRLFAYYQVPKPIHFFLSTHLDEKNAKQIIRLLLSKFGRRQPVRSDNEWANMWRDLKHFQEKAFPFLDSEFMLVEFIRGLLKAGKFSLARNYLGGTSAVSLSIEKAENLVVQAAREYFFSASTLSCNEIWKARECLNLLPNSISVQAETDIIDALTVRLPYLGVTILPVQFRQIKDPMEIIRMVITSQTGAYLHFEEITDVAKLLGLKNEEEIAAVEEAIAREAVVNGDLQLAFDICLTLTKKGHGAVWDLCAAIARGPQLDNLDTSTRGKLLGFSLSHCDEESVGELLNAWKELDVHDKFEQLMISTGTNPPNFSTDGSSITPLPVQSVQDILDLREDISDDRGIDHVGIVKQMLSKVCTDLSNEDAYRWESSLAESRKLFSFSALELPWLLKLSNDEEHDGKKQSLKTDHPIRRYQFSTKVKAINCIIHWLAVSGFSPNDDLVMSLAKSVIEPPVDEEDYVLGCSILLNLMDPFNGVKIIEEELKKRECFQEISSIMNLGMTYSSLNSLKKECSTPEQRRNLLLEKFHEKFTSVESDELDQIDEANATFWREWKAKLEEERRLADQAMMLKQVLPDVDTSRFLSGDVNYIKNVLFSFIDSVKLEKKHILKEAVKIAETYGLRRTEVLLRFLGCALLSESWDNNDILSEISEFRDDIVNSAKGVIDMIHSDVYPEINGYNKQRLSYIYDILSACHSYLKRSSEIELTYPEHVHTHKFEPFQYYKVLAEECKKVSFIDGLNYKNIAGLDNLNFEHFNEEVCKNIHASTVRALADMVQALVSMYVDVLAKGLISRQGVYKHYVLGLLASLEGRTEARSDNIDSEKVQAVLSEIELNYDSCKEYIQVLPATDISCIIIRYCMLCFHCDLTRNHPQEPSWKKPLDVLVMLWIKLIDDIPVESMDACPYGRAEYLDSNRLSHCMRVFRQLLVDDKITVCQGWDAISMYVKIGLGDEIPMEISYFCRSMILSGCAFESVAQVYHGGQEQLENESVDPSNPLDLLELYSATLDDCLSDLIKSPSESQILLHKLLSSLSRSTEKHAGTLEMIRSGVWGKLISFSENMQLDSQLRVYALQLMQCITGRNLKSLPNELVSQVEPWELWYEPGTGSSVADDNNSPSSSITGTLVALRSTQMITTVLPNANITPDNLGTLDSAVSCFLHLSESASSVETIAVMEAVLEEWEQLFSSKEEYVPPQESPKETNDWSDDWDDGWEALPEELESPTKKHGRTSLSVDPLHTCWMEIIRKLVELGEPHKVIELLDRASSRNSMLIEDDEANRLLELISAMEPLMALKIMLLLPYETTRLRCLQMVEAKMREGTVSTSSNADDHELLALVLSSGVLQRIVTEVEYSKLFSHICHLVGHLARSSQNDLLVKWNDEANAPGTSKTNKSLLFARVLFPSFISELVLRGQYLLAGFVISRWMHTHPSLGLMDVTEASVRRYLNGQIVQAQQLGGTDVFLTDNKLSVSHALSTLRSNLVSLVQAALATLPNQDL; from the exons atggccgGGGAGGACGAAGCGCTGTACGAGATCCGCCGCCTCGCGTCGGGATCCCACGAAATCCCTCGT GAAGGAGAAATCACTGGAACAAGTGGTGCTGCAGGAGGAGttctctcctatctctctttaCAGG GTGTAAGCAAGCTCAAGGAGAGGTGGACTAGGAACAGCGCACTGGGTTGGAGTAAGAAGAGGAGCAGGATAAATGCAGCATTGTTGTTTGTCTCACGAAACGCAGACTATGTGGGGGTAGCTGTTGGGAATCGCATAACCGTCTTGAGGAAGGGCGATGGGTATGCTTCACCTTGTGGCGTATATACGA ATAATGACAGGATGGCTTTTTTTACAAATGGGGCTTGGCTGGAGGCTCAAGGCATTTTAGGTGTGGTGGATGACTTGAACACACTTCATTTGATCAAAGAAAATGGAGAGGCATTAACAAGGAGAACAAGCAATCAGTTGAAGCTGTCTTATCCTATCGTTAATATAGTTGTGCATGATGGCTCAAGCTCGGAGAG GCCGGGTTTCTACATTTTCACAAGTGATGGCATGGTTCATAAATTTGACTACATGCAAGATCATGAAGCAAACCTGCAAAAAGTTGCCATATTGATTCAAGATGCGGTATCAGCTAAGACTCCTCAATTGCCACATAGTGTATCATGCGTTGATTATCACCAGGATCATTCATTAGTGGTCTTAATTGGGAATCCAAATGCCTTTTTAAGCTCCAATGGCTCCTCTG GAGCTTGTTTTCTATATGTGTTGCACTTCAACGGAAATCTGGAATTTAGTCTTTCGTTTCCAAGTCTGCAGTTGGAAGGGACATTTTTTCCTCCTAAGGACCAAGCAACTTTTGCTTCATCTGCAAAAGTCAGAATCTCACCTCAGAGCAAGCATATTGCTACATTGGATTTGAATGGTTCTGTCAACATCTTTGTACTTGCTAATGACAAACGCTCTGCTTCACTTCATCCTCCCAGGAATGGTACACAACTGAGTGATGTTAAGGACATCAGTTGGTGGACAGATAATATTCTGATGGTGGTAAAGGAAAAAGGTAGCATTAACATGTACAGCATCAGTGGAAACAGGGTAGTTTCAGAAGATGGTCATGTTCTATCTACACCACAACTGGAAAAGGCAAGAGCTGTTGAAGGATACACTTTTATTTTGCAATCAAGCCGGTACGAAGGAAACACTACATTTGAGGAGGTGGATAGTAACTCTATGCCTAACCTACAAAATGTTTCTAGAAATAATCAGCGTTCCGAGATGGATAAAATAATTTGGAGCCTGATATCATTCTCCAAAATTACAGTCCCAGAAAAGTACTCTATTCTCATCAGAGGGAATCGATACAAGGAAGCTTTGGATTTTGCCTGCAAGCATAATTTAGATAAGGATGAAGTTCTTAAAGCACAGTGGTTGAGCTCCGATGGAGATGTTCATGATATAGACACATACTTGGCAAACATTAAAGACCAAGTATTTGTATTGTCAGAATGTTTGAACAAAGTTGGACCAACAGAGATTGCTCTGAAAGCCCTACTTTCTTTTGGCCTTCGTATAACAGAccgtttcaaattttcaaagttGGATAACAGCATTGATACCTCAGCATGGGACAGTCGCATCATTAGGCTTCTTTTGTTGCGTTATAATGACTTGCTGGAGACATTCTTGGGAATTAATATGGGAAG GTTCTCAGCTGTAGAATATAGAAAATTTCGTTTGATGCCTCTTGTGGAAACTGCTGTTGCTCTGGCTGAAAGTGGCAAAATTGGCGCCCTTAATCTTCTCTTCAAGCGTCATCCATACACTATATCTTTTGACATTTTACATATTTTGTCTGCAATCCCAGAAACTGTTTCTGTTCAGAGTTATAGTCAGTTGCTACCTGGGAAATCTCCTCCTAGTGTTGTGATTTTAAGAGATGGTGACTGGGTTGAATGCGAACAAATGGCATCATTCATAAACACTTGTTCTGATCAGTTGGAGAAGAATGGAGAGTTCAAAACAGAACTACTTCTAAAGCATTCTGCTGGCTTTTCATGGCCATCGATTGCTGAACTTTGTGAGTGGTACAAAAGCAGAGCAAGGGACATTGACTGCTTAAGTGGACAGCTGGAAAATTGTCTTGCCATGATAGAGCTTGGATGCCAAAAGGGCATTGTAGAGTTGGAACCATTTTTTGATGATATTAAATATCTTTATGAAGTTGTATATTCTGACGAGTTGAGTGAGTTTATAATGAACCTTGCGATGTGGGAAGATCTTCCTAACTATGAGAAGTTCAAAATCATCCTTAAAGGAGCCAAAGAAGGAACAGTTGTCCAACGACTAGAAGAAAAGGCAATCCCTTTTATGAAAAAGAGATCACACTTGATCTGTTTGAGTAATGAAGAAAAACACAGAGAATCATACCTGATTAGATGGCTGAAAGAGGTTGCTTCTCAAAATGAGCTCTCCATTTGCTTGGCTGTATTTGAAAATGGTTGTGGAGACTCACCAATTCATGGGCTTTTCAAGGATATTGCTGAAATGATAGAAACAGCTGTTCACTGCATTTATCTATGCTCTGCAACTAACCAGTGGAATACCATGTCATCAATTTTATCAAAGTTGCACCATAAGATGAAGCGAGAAAAATCTATGTTGGCCAGTGAAGAAGATTATAATTTCAAAGATGCTAAGCAAGCCCTTGGCACTTGTGTGGTTTCTTTTGATGACATGCAATATGTGTGCACTAGAATCTTATCTGGTCTGAGTTCTCCAGGGGATTCTTATTCTCATGATTCAATAAATTACCAACTTGATAATATCAAATCTCTTGATATGCTGGAGAAGAAGCTAAAAGTTGCTGAAGGCCATGTAGAAGTTGGCAGACTGTTTGCTTATTATCAG GTCCCAAAGCCAATACATTTTTTCCTGAGCACACACTTGGATGAGAAGAATGCAAAGCAAATTATACGGTTGCTCCTGTCAAAATTTGGTCGACGTCAACCTGTTCGATCAGACAATGAGTGGGCTAACATGTGGCGTGATCTGAAACATTTCCAAGAAAAGGCATTTCCTTTTCTTGATTCAGAATTTATGCTGGTAGAATTTATTAGAGGGCTTCTAAAAGCTGGTAAGTTTTCACTAGCCAGGAACTATCTGGGAGGAACAAGTGCAGTTTCTTTGTCCATAGAAAAAGCTGAAAATCTTGTTGTCCAAGCTGCAAGGGAGTATTTCTTCTCGGCTTCAACTTTGTCCTGTAATGAA ATATGGAAGGCCAGGGAATGCCTAAACCTGTTACCTAATAGTATAAGTGTTCAAGCAGAAACGGATATAATTGACGCTTTAACTGTCAGACTTCCTTATCTAGGGGTGACTATCCTTCCTGTTCAATTCAGACAGATTAAGGATCCTATGGAGATCATCCGAATGGTTATTACAAGTCAGACAGGGGCATATCTTCACTTTGAAGAGATTACTGATGTCGCAAAACTTTTAGGGTTGAAAAATGAAGAGGAAATAGCTGCTGTGGAGGAGGCTATTGCCAGAGAAGCAGTCGTTAATGGCGACCTTCAGCTAGCCTTTGATATCTGTCTAACTTTGACTAAAAAGGGTCATGGTGCAGTGTGGGATTTATGTGCTGCAATTGCTAGGGGTCCTCAGCTCGATAATCTGGATACAAGTACCCGTGGCAAGCTGTTGGGCTTCTCTCTCAGCCATTGTGATGAAGAATCTGTTGGTGAATTATTGAATGCTTGGAAAGAGCTTGATGTCCATGATAAATTTGAGCAATTAATGATTTCAACTGGTACAAATCCTCCTAATTTCTCGACTGATGGCTCTTCAATCACACCACTTCCTGTCCAAAGTGTGCAAGATATACTTGACCTGAGAGAAGACATTAGTGATGATAGAGGCATAGATCATGTTGGGATTGTTAAACAAATGCTATCAAAAGTTTGCACAGACTTGTCAAATGAAGATGCATATAGGTGGGAATCTTCTTTGGCAGAAAGCAGGAAACTCTTTTCCTTCTCTGCATTGGAATTGCCATGGCTTTTGAAGTTGTCCAATGATGAAGAGCATGATGGTAAAAAACAGTCTTTGAAGACTGACCATCCCATCAGGAGATATCAATTTTCAACCAAAGTAAAAGCAATAAATTGCATTATACATTGGTTGGCTGTAAGTGGCTTTTCTCCCAATGATGATCTAGTCATGTCTCTTGCAAAGTCTGTAATAGAGCCTCCTGTTGACGAAGAGGACTATGTTCTTGGCTGTTCCATTCTTCTGAATCTCATGGACCCTTTCAATGGAGTGAAAATAATAGAGGAAGAGCTCAAGAAACGAGAATGCTTTCAAGAAATTAGCAGCATTATGAATTTAGGAATGACATACAGTTCGCTCAACAGTTTGAAGAAAGAATGCTCTACTCCTGAGCAGAGGAGAAATCTGCTGCTTGAGAAATTCCATGAGAAATTTACCTCAGTCGAATCAG ATGAGTTAGACCAGATTGATGAAGCAAATGCCACATTCTGGAGAGAGTGGAAAGCAAAGTTAGAGGAGGAGAGACGACTGGCTGATCAAGCAATGATGCTCAAACAAGTGTTGCCTGATGTCGACACATCTCGATTCTTGTCTGGTGATGTCAATTACATCAAAaatgttcttttctcctttatTGATTCTGTTAAGCTGGAGAAGAAACATATACTGAAGGAAGCAGTAAAAATAGCTGAGACCTATGGCTTGCGACGAACtgag GTGCTTTTACGATTTTTGGGCTGCGCTCTTCTCTCTGAGTCTTGGGATAACAATGATATTCTGAGTGAAATTTCTGAATTCCGTGATGATATTGTCAACTCAGCTAAGGGTGTGATTGATATGATACATTCAGATGTCTATCCAGAGATTAATGGTTATAATAAGCAACGTCTCTCTTACATTTATGACATCCTTTCAGCATGCCACTCATATCTGAAAAGGTCAAGTGAGATAGAGTTGACATACCCTGAACATGTCCATACACATAAGTTCGAACCATTTCAGTATTATAAGGTCCTAGCTGAAGAGTGCAAGAAAGTATCTTTCATTGATGGCTTGAATTACAAAAACATAGCTGGATTGGATAATCTGAACTTTGAGCATTTCAATGAAGAGGTATGCAAGAATATCCATGCTTCAACTGTCAGAGCTCTGGCTGATATGGTACAAGCTCTCGTGAGTATGTATGTCGATGTACTGGCCAAGGGACTCATATCACGGCAAGGTGTTTACAAGCATTATGTTCTTGGTTTGCTGGCATCTTTAGAAGGCCGCACTGAAGCAAGATCAGACAACATAGACTCTGAAAAGGTGCAGGCGGTCCTTTCTGAAATAGAGTTGAACTATGATAGTTGCAAGGAATACATCCAAGTTCTTCCAGCTACAGATATTTCATGCATCATTATAAGGTATTGCATGCTATGTTTTCATTGCGACTTAACAAGAAACCATCCACAGGAGCCTTCATGGAAGAAACCTCTGGATGTGTTGGTAATGCTTTGGATTAAACTTATTGATGACATACCGGTGGAGTCAATGGATGCTTGTCCATATGGAAGGGCAGAATACTTGGATTCAAATAGGTTATCTCACTGCATGAGGGTTTTCAGACAGCTATTGGTAGATGATAAGATAACAGTGTGTCAAGGTTGGGATGCCATCTCCATGTATGTAAAAATTGGCCTTGGTGATGAAATCCCGATGGAGATTTCATATTTTTGTCGATCTATGATTCTTTCCGGCTGTGCTTTTGAATCTGTAGCTCAAGTATACCATGGAGGACAGGAACAATTGGAAAATGAGAGTGTAGACCCAAGCAATCCTTTGGATCTCTTAGAGCTTTACAGTGCTACTCTAGATGATTGTTTGTCAGATTTGATCAAGAGTCCTAGTGAGTCTCAGATATTGTTGCATAAATTGCTGTCGTCACTGAGCCGATCAACAGAGAAACACGCTGGCACTCTTGAGATGATTAGATCTGGTGTTTGGGGGAAGTTAATCAGCTTTTCTGAAAACATGCAGCTAGACAGCCAATTGAGGGTCTATGCTCTGCAACTGATGCAGTGCATCACAGGAAGAAACCTCAAAAGCCTTCCAAATGAGCTGGTTTCCCAGGTTGAGCCATGGGAATTGTGGTATGAGCCTGGGACAGGTTCTTCCGTAGCAGATGATAATAATAGTCCCTCCAGCAGCATTACAGGCACCCTAGTGGCCCTCAGATCTACTCAGATGATCACTACAGTTCTTCCTAATGCTAATATCACACCCGACAACCTGGGGACTCTTGATTCTGCAGTATCTTGCTTCTTGCACTTGTCAGAAAGTGCTTCTTCTGTTGAGACTATTGCTGTTATGGAAGCAGTTTTAGAAGAGTGGGAGCAATTGTTCTCTTCCAAAGAAGAATATGTTCCGCCTCAAGAATCACCAAAAGAAACCAATGATTGGAGTGATGATTGGGATGATGGCTGGGAGGCCCTACCAGAAGAGTTAGAGAGTCCAACGAAAAAGCACGGTAGAACCTCATTATCTGTTGATCCCCTCCACACTTGTTGGATGGAGATTATCAGAAAACTAGTTGAGCTTGGTGAACCACATAAGGTAATTGAACTTCTGGACCGAGCATCATCCAGAAATAGCATGTTAATCGAGGATGATGAAGCAAACCGGTTACTTGAACTCATATCTGCAATGGAACCGTTGATGGCTCTCAAAATCATGCTGCTTCTCCCTTATGAAACTACAAGGTTGCGGTGCCTGCAGATGGTTGAAGCAAAAATGAGGGAAGGAACAGTGTCCACCTCATCAAATGCTGACGATCATGAGCTGCTGGCCTTGGTTTTGTCATCTGGAGTCCTGCAGAGAATCGTGACCGAAGTGGAATACTCAAAATTGTTCTCTCACATATGTCATCTTGTCGGACATCTTGCTAGGTCATCGCAGAACGATCTCCTTGTAAAGTGGAACGATGAAGCGAATGCACCAGGGACATCCAAGACAAATAAATCTCTACTGTTTGCTAGGGTCTTGTTTCCTAGTTTCATATCTGAACTGGTGCTCAGGGGCCAATATCTACTGGCTGGCTTTGTCATCTCCAGATGGATGCACACCCACCCATCCCTTGGCCTGATGGATGTCACGGAGGCCAGCGTGCGACGATACCTGAATGGTCAGATTGTTCAAGCTCAGCAATTGGGAGGAACCGATGTTTTTCTTACTGACAATAAACTGTCTGTAAGCCATGCTCTCTCCACTTTACGATCAAACTTGGTTTCTCTTGTGCAAGCTGCATTGGCAACCCTTCCGAACCAAGATTTGTAG